The DNA window ACAGTCAGGAGGTTGGCTTAGAAGCAGCCACCCTTTAAAGAAAGCGTAATAGCTCACTGATCGAGTCGGCCTGCGCCGAAGATTTAACGGGGCTAAGCATAGTACCGAAATTGCGGATGCCGAAAGGCATGGTAGGGGAGCGTCGTGTAAGTCTGAGAAGGTGTGCTGGAAGGCATGCTGGAGATATCACGAGTGCGTATGCTGACATAAGTAGCGAAAAAGGGAGTGAAAAGCTCCCTCGCCGAAAGCCCAAGGTTTCCTACGCAACGCTAATCGACGTAGGGTTAGTCGGCCCCTAAGGTGAGGCTGAAAAGCGTAATCGATGGGAAGCAGGTTAATATTCCTGCACTTTTTATGACTGCGATGGAGGGACGGAGAAGGCTAGGCCAGCAAGGCGATGGTTGTCCTTGTTTAAGGTGGTAGGCAGAAGACTTAGGCAAATCCGGGTCTTTAATGCCGAGAACTGATGACGAGTCCTCTTTTGGACGAAGTGGTTGATGCCATGCTTCCAGGAAAAGCTTCTAAGCTTCAGGTCATAAAAAACCGTACCCCAAACCGACACAGGTGGGCAGGATGAGAATTCCAAGGCGCTTGAGAGAACTCGGGTGAAGGAACTAGGCAAAATAACACCGTAACTTCGGGAGAAGGTGTGCCCCTAATGGTGAAGGACTTGCTCCGTAAGCTGTTGGGGGTTGCAGAGACCAGGTGGCTGCGACTGTTTATTAAAAACACAGCACTGTGCAAAATCGAAAGATGACGTATACGGTGTGACGCCTGCCCGGTGCCGGAAGGTTAATTGATGGGGTTAGCGCAAGCGAAGCTCTTGATCGAAGCCCCGGTAAACGGCGGCCGTAACTATAACGGTCCTAAGGTAGCGAAATTCCTTGTCGGGTAAGTTCCGACCTGCACGAATGGCGTAACGATGGCCACACTGTCTCCACCCGAGACTCAGCGAAATTGAAATCGCGGTCAAGATGCCGTGTACCCGCGGCTAGACGGAAAGACCCCGTGAACCTTTACTATAGCTTTGCACTGGACTTTGATACTATCTGTGTAGGATAGGTGGGAGGCTATGAAGCGAGGACGCCAGTTCTTGTGGAGCCATCCTTGAAATACCACCCTGATAGTATTGAGGTTCTAACCTCGGCCAGTGAATCCTGGTCAGGGACAGTGTATGGTGGGTAGTTTGACTGGGGCGGTCTCCTCCTAAAGAGTAACGGAGGAGCGCGAAGGTACCCTCAGCACGGTCGGACATCGTGCAATGAGCGCAAGAGTAAAAGGGTGCTTGACTGCGAGACTGACACGTCGAGCAGGTGCGAAAGCAGGTTCTAGTGATCCGGTGGTTCTGTGTGGAAGGGCCATCGCTCAACGGATAAAAGGTACTCCGGGGATAACAGGCTGATACCGCCCAAGAGTTCATATCGACGGCGGTGTTTGGCACCTCGATGTCGGCTCATCACATCCTGGGGCTGAAGTCGGTCCCAAGGGTATGGCTGTTCGCCATTTAAAGTGGTACGCGAGCTGGGTTTAGAACGTCGTGAGACAGTTCGGTCCCTATCTGCCGTGGGCGTTGGAGAATTGAGGGGGGCTGCTCCTAGTACGAGAGGACCGGAGTGGACGAACCGCTGGTGTTCCAGTTGTCATGCCAATGGCACTGCTGGGTAGCTACGTTCGGAAAAGATAACCGCTGAAAGCATCTAAGCGGGAAACTTGCCCCAAGATGAGTTCTCCCTAGACTATAAGTCTTCTAAAGAGCCGTTCAAGACCAGGACGTTGATAGGCAAGGTGTGGAAGCGCAGTAATGTGTGAAGCTAACTTGTACTAATTACTCGTGAGGCTTAACTATACAACTCAAAAGTGACTTAACTGATATGAGCGCTTGAGATGAGATTGAAAGCCAAGGCTGCTCAATCCAAGTGATCAGGTATATGTGTCCTATTACAAACAATGAAGGTGTTTGAAGGCTTAAGCCCTAAACAAAAAACAAACACAGCGAAACAGAGATTACTTCTTAGCAAAGAATTTAAGTAAATGCGCTGCATTTACAAAACCGAATTGCTTGGCGACCATAGCGGAATGGAACCACCTGATCCCTTCTCGAACTCAGAAGTGAAACGTTCCAGCGCCGATGGTAGTGTGGGGTCTCCCCATGCGAGAGTAGGTCATCGCCAAGCACCCTATTCCTAAACCCCTCCTCGAGGGGTTTTTATTCTCAGGCAAAGTGTAAGACCTTGAGATTAAAATCTGCAAAAGCAGATTGACAATTTTTTCGAAGCTCGTTAAAATAGCGGGCTTACTTGATGCGAATGGTATTAAGTTCACGAATAAAGTAGTTCTTTAAAAAACAGGTAATTCAGAGATAATTTATGTGGAAGTGCTTAGGTGTGCGGAAGCAAAAATTAACTCGAAACGACAAATGTAAGTATAGGTAGAAGCAATTCTTCCATGTTAACTTTGTCAATTCCGAGTGTTTAAAAATGTTCAAGATTAAACTGAAGAGTTTGATCCTGGCTCAGAATGAACGCTGGCGGCAGGCCTAACACATGCAAGTCGAACGGTAACAGAAGAGCTTGCTCTTGCTGACGAGTGGCGGACGGGTGAGTAATGCATAGGAATCTGCCCTCTAGTTGGGGATACCGTAGGGAAACTTACGTTAATACCGAATAGTCTCTAAGGAGTAAAGGTGGCCTCTACTTGTAAGCTATCGCTAGAGGATGAGCCTATGTTAGATTAGCTAGTTGGTGAGGTAATGGCTCACCAAGGCGACGATCTATAGCTGGTTTGAGAGGATGATCAGCCACACTGGGACTGAGACACGGCCCAGACTCCTACGGGAGGCAGCAGTGGGGAATATTGGACAATGGGCGCAAGCCTGATCCAGCCATGCCGCGTGTGTGAAGAAGGCCCGAGGGTTGTAAAGCACTTTTAGCGAGGAGGAAAGGATGTAGATTAATACCCTGCATCTGTGACGTTACTCGCAGAAAAAGCACCGGCTAACTCTGTGCCAGCAGCCGCGGTAATACAGAGGGTGCAAGCGTTATTCGGAATTACTGGGCGTAAAGCGCGCGTAGGCGGATTGTTAAGTCAGTTGTGAAAGCCCTGGGCTCAACCTAGGAACGGCGATTGAAACTGGCAATCTAGAGTTTAGTAGAGGGAAGGGGAATTTCTGGAGTAGCAGTGAAATGCGTAGATATCAGAAGGAACATCAGTGGCGAAGGCGCCTTCCTGGACTAAAACTGACGCTGAGGTGCGAAAGCGTGGGGAGCAAACGGGATTAGATACCCCGGTAGTCCACGCCCTAAACGATGTCAACTAGCTGTTGGTCTTATTAAAAAGATTAGTAGCGCAGCTAACGCGATAAGTTGACCGCCTGGGGAGTACGGTCGCAAGATTAAAACTCAAAGGAATTGACGGGGGCCCGCACAAGCGGTGGAGCATGTGGTTTAATTCGATGCAACGCGAAGAACCTTACCATCCCTTGACATCCACAGAACTTTCCAGAGATGGATTGGTGCCTTCGGGAGCTGTGAGACAGGTGCTGCATGGCTGTCGTCAGCTCGTGTCGTGAGATGTTGGGTTAAGTCCCGCAACGAGCGCAACCCCTATCATTAGTTGCTACCATTTAGTTGAGAACTCTAATGAGACTGCCGGTGATAAACCGGAGGAAGGCGGGGACGACGTCAAGTCATCATGGCCCTTATGGGATGGGCTACACACGTGCTACAATGGTCGGTACAAACAGTTGCGAAGCCGCGAGGTGGTGCTAATCTGAAAAAACCGATCGTAGTCCGGATTGGAGTCTGCAACTCGACTCCATGAAGTCGGAATCGCTAGTAATCGCAAATCAGAATGTTGCGGTGAATACGTTCCCGGGCCTTGTACACACCGCCCGTCACACCATGGGAGTGGGTTGCACCAGAAGTAGCTAGTCTAACCTTCGGGAGGACGGTTACCACGGTGTGATTCATGACTGGGGTGAAGTCGTAACAAGGTAGCCCTATCGGAAGGTGGGGCTGGATCACCTCCTTTAAGAAAAAGCCAAAGCCACCTTAGCGCTTTCACATAAATTGTCTCTGAATTACCCAATAGCCTGGGGCTATAGCTCAGCTGGGAGAGCGCCTGCCTTGCACGCAGGAGGTCTGCGGTTCGATCCCGCATAGCTCCACCAATTTTACAGGTCGGTGCAGTGCACAAGGCAGGCCTAACAAATTGGGTCTGTAGCTCAGTTGGTTAGAGCGCACCCCTGATAAGGGTGAGGTCGGTGGTTCGAATCCACCCAGACCCACCAATAACAACCGCTCATGTGGTTTTCGTTAAATACTGGTCAAGCGCGTTTTGTGCAAGCTAGTGATTAACCAAGAAGATATGAGTGGTTCTTATTGCCAAAAAAAGAAGGGAATGATAGTATTCCGCTTCTCGGTAGTAACCGAAGTTCTTTAAAAATTAGGAAGTAATCTCTGCAAAGAGAATGAATAAAATTGATGAGATTTTATTCATAACAATTCAATCGAATCTCCAAATCGATTGAAGTAATAGGTAATACATGTATCTTGATGAAAATCTCAAGCGAACATGTCAGCGAAGAATCTTAGTTGCGTTGTACCTCAAAAAAGCGTTTTGATTGAATTGAGGAAAATCCAAAATTCAACACAAAAGGTCAAAACCAACGCGTTAAACGTTTTACGTTTAATAAGTTATTTTTGAGTTGTATAGTTAAGTGATTAAGCGTACACGGTGGATGCCTAGGCGGTAGAAGGCGATGAAAGACGTGATAGCCTGCGAAAAGCTTCGGTGAGGTGGCAAATAACCTTTGACCCGGAGATGTCTGAATGGGAAAACCCATCCTTTCGAGGATATCCCTTAATGGGAGGCTAACCCGGGGAACTGAAACATCTAAGTACCCGGAGGAAAAGAAATCAACCGAGATTCCCTAAGTAGCGGCGAGCGAACGGGGACCAGCCCTTAAGCAAGGACTAAGTTAGCAGAACGCTCTGGAAAGTGCGACGATACAAGGTGATAGTCCTGTATGCGAAAGCTTTATTCTTGTGAAAACGAGTAGGACGGGACACGTGAAATCCTGTCTGAATATGGGGGGACCACCCTCCAAGGCTAAATACTCTCTACCGACCGATAGTGAACCAGTACCGTGAGGGAAAGGCGAAAAGAACCCCAGAAGGGGAGTGAAATAGAACCTGAAACCGTGTACGTACAAGCAGTGGGAGCACCTTCGTGGTGTGACTGCGTACCTTTTGTATAATGGGTCAGCGACTTACTGTGTGTTGCGAGGTTAACCGAATAGGGGAGCCGTAGGGAAACCGAGTCTTAAATGGGCGACAGTAGCATGCAGTAGACCCGAAACCGGGCGATCTATCCATGGCCAGGATGAAGGTTGAGTAACATCAACTGGAGGTCCGAACCCACTAATGTTGAAAAATTAGGGGATGAGCTGTGGATCGGAGTGAAAGGCTAATCAAGCTCGGAGATAGCTGGTTCTCCCCGAAAACTATTTAGGTAGTGCCTCATGTCTCACTGTTGGGGGTAGAGCACTGTTATGGTCTAGCGGGCCGTCAAGGCTTAGCAGCCCATTGCAAACTCCGAATACCAACAAGTGCAATCATGGGAGACAGACAGCGGGTGCTAACGTCCGTTGTCAAGAGGGAAACAACCCAGACCGCCAATTAAGGTCCCTAAACTATGCTCAGTGGGAAAGGATGTGGGAAGGCTTAGACAGTCAGGAGGTTGGCTTAGAAGCAGCCACCCTTTAAAGAAAGCGTAATAGCTCACTGATCGAGTCGGCCTGCGCCGAAGATTTAACGGGGCTAAGCATAGTACCGAAATTGCGGATGCCGAAAGGCATGGTAGGGGAGCGTCGTGTAAGTCTGAGAAGGTGTGCTGGAAGGCATGCTGGAGATATCACGAGTGCGTATGCTGACATAAGTAGCGAAAAAGGGAGTGAAAAGCTCCCTCGCCGAAAGCCCAAGGTTTCCTACGCAACGCTAATCGACGTAGGGTTAGTCGGCCCCTAAGGTGAGGCTGAAAAGCGTAATCGATGGGAAGCAGGTTAATATTCCTGCACTTTTTATGACTGCGATGGAGGGACGGAGAAGGCTAGGCCAGCAAGGCGATGGTTGTCCTTGTTTAAGGTGGTAGGCAGAAGACTTAGGCAAATCCGGGTCTTTAATGCCGAGAACTGATGACGAGTCCTCTTTTGGACGAAGTGGTTGATGCCATGCTTCCAGGAAAAGCTTCTAAGCTTCAGGTCATAAAAAACCGTACCCCAAACCGACACAGGTGGGCAGGATGAGAATTCCAAGGCGCTTGAGAGAACTCGGGTGAAGGAACTAGGCAAAATAACACCGTAACTTCGGGAGAAGGTGTGCCCCTAATGGTGAAGGACTTGCTCCGTAAGCTGTTGGGGGTTGCAGAGACCAGGTGGCTGCGACTGTTTATTAAAAACACAGCACTGTGCAAAATCGAAAGATGACGTATACGGTGTGACGCCTGCCCGGTGCCGGAAGGTTAATTGATGGGGTTAGCGCAAGCGAAGCTCTTGATCGAAGCCCCGGTAAACGGCGGCCGTAACTATAACGGTCCTAAGGTAGCGAAATTCCTTGTCGGGTAAGTTCCGACCTGCACGAATGGCGTAACGATGGCCACACTGTCTCCACCCGAGACTCAGCGAAATTGAAATCGCGGTCAAGATGCCGTGTACCCGCGGCTAGACGGAAAGACCCCGTGAACCTTTACTATAGCTTTGCACTGGACTTTGATACTATCTGTGTAGGATAGGTGGGAGGCTATGAAGCGAGGACGCCAGTTCTTGTGGAGCCATCCTTGAAATACCACCCTGATAGTATTGAGGTTCTAACCTCGGCCAGTGAATCCTGGTCAGGGACAGTGTATGGTGGGTAGTTTGACTGGGGCGGTCTCCTCCTAAAGAGTAACGGAGGAGCGCGAAGGTACCCTCAGCACGGTCGGACATCGTGCAATGAGCGCAAGAGTAAAAGGGTGCTTGACTGCGAGACTGACACGTCGAGCAGGTGCGAAAGCAGGTTCTAGTGATCCGGTGGTTCTGTGTGGAAGGGCCATCGCTCAACGGATAAAAGGTACTCCGGGGATAACAGGCTGATACCGCCCAAGAGTTCATATCGACGGCGGTGTTTGGCACCTCGATGTCGGCTCATCACATCCTGGGGCTGAAGTCGGTCCCAAGGGTATGGCTGTTCGCCATTTAAAGTGGTACGCGAGCTGGGTTTAGAACGTCGTGAGACAGTTCGGTCCCTATCTGCCGTGGGCGTTGGAGAATTGAGGGGGGCTGCTCCTAGTACGAGAGGACCGGAGTGGACGAACCGCTGGTGTTCCAGTTGTCATGCCAATGGCACTGCTGGGTAGCTACGTTCGGAAAAGATAACCGCTGAAAGCATCTAAGCGGGAAACTTGCCCCAAGATGAGTTCTCCCTAGACTATAAGTCTTCTAAAGAGCCGTTCAAGACCAGGACGTTGATAGGCAAGGTGTGGAAGCGCAGTAATGTGTGAAGCTAACTTGTACTAATTACTCGTGAGGCTTAACTATACAACTCAAAAGTGACTTAACTGATATGAGCGCTTGAGATGAGATTGAAAGCCAAGGCTGCTCAATCCAAGTGATCAGGTATATGTGTCCTATTACAAACAATGAAGGTGTTTGAAGGCTTAAGCCCTAAACAAAAAACAAACACAGCGAAACAGAGATTACTTCTTAGCAAAGAATTTAAGTAAATGCGCTGCATTTACAAAACCGAATTGCTTGGCGACCATAGCGGAATGGAACCACCTGATCCCTTCTCGAACTCAGAAGTGAAACGTTCCAGCGCCGATGGTAGTGTGGGGTCTCCCCATGCGAGAGTAGGTCATCGCCAAGCACCCTATTCCTAAACCCCTCCTCGAGGGGTTTTTTTTTGCCTGTTAATTGCTGGTATTAATTTCGTTTTAACGTCATAGTTCATTAAATAATTTGTCTCGGTGATGAGTTATCATATCTATTTTTTAATAATAACGACTTGGGAATAACATGGATTTATTGATAGATGTTGGCAATACTAAGATTAAATGGGCTTATGCAATTGATTATCAACTTAAAGTCCGTGGATCATCAGTATTTAAAGCATCTGATTTTAGCGAGATTGGAGAGCTTCTAAAATTAAAAGAATTTCTACCTAAGCGTGTTTTTTTTTCTAGCGTTCTCTCTAATAATATATCTGATAATCTAAAGCATATTATTTTGCAATCACATTCTTGTGTCGTTTATCAAATACGTACCGTTAATCACTTTTTAGATATATCAGTTTGTTATGATCAGGTTTCTACGTTTGGTGTCGATAGATGGTTATCACTAATTGGTGCATATGATAAGTATCGGAAAGCGGTTATGGTTGCGGACCTTGGATCGGCTATAACTATTGATTTAATTAATAGTAGTGGTGTTCATCAAGGGGGGCTAATTACCGCTGGCGTGGGAAAAGCGCTAGGTTCACTGTCAAGTTGTAGCTTGTTACCTGATATTAATTGTGCTAGTTTTTTCAAACAACAAAAAGTTGAGCATTTATCCTGTAACACCAGTGAAGCTATGATTAACGGTGTTTGCTTATCTGTAAGCAGCTTGTTAAATTACCAAGCTGAGTTACAGTTGACTGAACATCAACAAGACCTAAAGTTGGTTCTAACGGGAGGTGATTCAGAATTAATACTGCCTCTTTTGAACCATGATTGGGAACTATCTTCTAGTTTATTATTTGATGGTTTGTTAGTGTTAAGTAAGCATGAAAATTTATTAGAATATTTTATATAATTTTGGTGAAGTGTTATTGACACATTTATTAAATAGCCTATAATACCGCACACAAGCCGACATAGCACAATTGGTAGTGCAACTGATTTGTAATCAGTAGGTTGGGGGTTCGAGTCCCTCTGTCGGCACCATCTCTGTCTCTTCCTTCATTTCATACTTTATCTTAATCATAAATTTACCATAACCGTTTCGACTGATATAATAATCAAGTTATTTAATACTTGGGAAATATAATGGAACAACAGTCTAGTTACACAAAAGAAGAACTTCTTGCATGCGGGCGCGGTGAGTTATTTGGTCCGGGCAATGCACAACTACCTAAACCACCTATGCTTATGTTTGATCATATTACACATATCTCTGAAGAGGGTGGTGAATATGGTAAAGGTCTAATTAAAGCAGAACTAGACGTCACTCCTGATTTATGGTTTTTTGAGTGTCACTTCAATGATGATCCTGTGATGCCTGGTTGCCTTGGTTTAGATGCAATGTGGCAACTTATTGGATTTTATTTAGGTTGGACTGGAGGGCCTGGACGCGGTAGGGCACTAGGCTCTGGTGAGGTCAAGTTCTACGGTCAAGTTTTACCTAAAGCTAAGAAAGTTGAGTATGTGATCAATATGAAACGTGTCATTAAAAGAAAACTCTATATGGGAATTGGTGATGCGCATCTTTATGTTGATGGACGAGAAATATACAGCGCCACTGACTTAAAAGTGGGATTATTCACAAATACGGATGCGTTTTAATTATGAAGCGAGTAGTTATCACTGGTTTAGGGATTGTATCAAGTCTTGGCAACAATAAAGATCAGGTCATGAGCTCATTGCGTATGGGCAAATCTGGGATTGTGTTTGCCCCTGAATATCAAGAAAATGGTTTAAGATCTCAAGTCCACGGTGCAGTCAAAGGTCTTGATTTCGCTGAATTGATACCGCGTAAGCAACTACGTTTTATGGGTGATGCAGCTGCTTATAGTTATATTGCTATGGAACAAGCTGTTGCTGATTCAGGTTTAACGCCTGAAATGGTCTCCAATGAGCGTACAGGCATTATTGCAGGTTCAGGTGGTGGATCTAACTCAAACTCTACCCAAGCCGTTGAAATTACACGCGAGAAGGGTGTTAAACGTGTTGGGCCTTATATGGTAACGCGTACTATGGGTAGTACCGTTTCAGCCTGTTTAGCTACTCCATTTCAAATTAAAGGCCTTAATTATTCGATAAGTTCTGCATGTTCTACCAGTGCCCACTGTGTAGGCGCTGCAATGGAGCAAATTCAACTAGGCAAGCAGGATATTGTTTTTGCTGGTGGTGGTGAGGAATTGCACTGGACCATGTCTGTATTGTTTGATGCGATGGGGGCTTTATCGTCTAAGTACAATGATACTCCAGAAAAAGCCTCGCGTACTTATGACGCACATCGTGATGGGTTTGTTATTGCTGGTGGTGGCGGTATGGTCGTTGTAGAAGAATTAGAGCATGCTCTTGCTCGCGGCGCTAAAATTTACGCTGAAATTGTTGGTTATGGTGCAAACTCTGATGGTTACGATATGGTTGCGCCTTCTGGTGAGGGTGCTATTCGATGCATGCGTCAAGCTTTGAGCACTGTTAACGGCAAAATTGACTATATAAATCCGCATGGAACCAGTACCCCTGTTGGTGATACTAAAGAAATGGCAGCCGTTAAAGAAGTTTTTGGAAGTTCAATCCCTCGAATCAGTTCTACTAAAGCCATGTCTGGCCATTCTTTGGGCGCGGCGGGTGTTCATGAGTTAATTTACAGTTTGATTATGATGGAAAATGATTTTATAGCACCTTCTATCAACATTGAAACATTAGATTCGGATTGTGAGGGGATGCCGATTGTGACTCAAACTATTGAAAATGCAGGTTTGAACCGCATTATGAGTAATAGCTTTGGCTTTGGAGGCACGAATGCTTCACTTGTTGTTGAGCGTTATAAGGGCTAGTCTTGCTCTTCAGTGATACAAATCAAAAAAGCACTCATGCGTAGGCTGAGTGCTTTTTTTTATCTAGCGTTAGATTACTTAGGAATTAAAGATGAATAAAATTCAAGTTGGAATCGTTGGTGGCACTGGTTATACGGGCGTTGAGTTATTACGTCTACTAGCAAATCATCCTCATGCAGAAGTTAAAGTCATTACATCCAGATCTGAAGCAGGGATGTCTGTCGCAGACATGTTTCCCAGTCTGCGTGGTCGATTTGACCTTTGTTTTTCCGAGCCTAATATGGAAGCGTTAAAAGCGTGTGATCTTGTGTTTTTTGCAACACCACATGGCGTCGCGATGAGTTTAACGCCTGATTTAATTGAAGCCGGTGTGCGAGTTATCGATTTGGCTGCGGATTTTCGTTTAAATGATCTTAAAGTATGGCAAGACTGGTATGGTATGGAGCATAGCTGTCCAGAGGTAATGAAGGACGTGGTTTATGGGCTACCAGAACTTTACCGTGAACAAATAAAGTCCGCTAAAGTCATCGCTAATCCTGGCTGTTATCCCACCGCAATTCAACTGGGTTTTCAGCCTTTACTAAAAGCTGGGATAGTCGACTTAAAACACCTAGTTGCTGATGGTAAATCAGGCATTAGTGGTGCGGGTCGTGCAGCAAAAGTTGGATCATTAAGCGCAGAAACCAGTGAAAGCTTTAAGGCTTACGGAATCAATGGACATCGTCATTTGCCGGAAATTGCTGAGGGCCTAACTAGTATGGCTTCAGGTTCTAAGGTTGGACTAACATTTGTTCCTCATCTTGTACCAATGATTAGAGGGATTGAAGCAACGCTCTATGCTAAGTTAACTGAAGATTGGTCGGTAGAGCAATTGCAAGCTTTGTTCGAGAAACAATACCAAGATGAGCTTTTTGTTGATGTAATGCCTGCAGGAAGTATGCCAGATACAAGAATGGTAAAAGGCTCTAACATGTGCAGAATGGCTGTTTATCGCCCTGCCGGTGGTGATGTCGTTGTAGTAACTTCTGTCATTGACAACCTAGTAAAAGGGGCTTCAGGTCAGGCCATCCAGAACATGAATATCATGTTTAATTTTGCGGAAAACTGCGGTCTGGAGCAGCTGGCTTTAATGCCATAGGCTATGTTTGTCTTTTAGCAATGTTTTTAGCATCAGGGTTTTAGTTTATAATGCAATAAAAATAATAAGCTACACAGTGAGTTGTGTAGCAAATAAATTGGGCTGCAAAAATAGGAGGCTATTATGTCTGAGTTGTCTACACCGGTAACCTTTACCGAGGCGGCGGCCTCAAAGGTCAGTGGTTTAATCGCTGATGAAGGTAATACCGAATTAAAACTGCGCGTCTACATCAGCGGCGGTGGTTGCTCTGGTTTTCAGTATGGATTTACATTCGACGAGTCTCGAGCAGAAGATGATACCGCTGTTGAAAAAGATGGCGTCACCCTGCTTATTGATCCAATGAGTTTTCAATATCTGGTAGGTGCAAAAATTGACTACCTTGAAGACTTACAAGGCGCTCGCTTTGTCATAGAGAATCCAAATGCAACAACCACTTGTGGTTGTGGGTCATCGTTTAGTGTTTAATCAGAGTTAAGGAACAAAATAATGCAATATATTCCAGGATTGGCGGGTGTACCGGCCACCGAATCGAAAATTTCATATATCGATGGTCAAAAAGGCGTGCTCACTTATCGTGGATATAACATTATGGAGTTAGCTGAGAAATCTTCATTTGAAGAGACAACGCTGCTTTTGTTGTTCGGAGAGTTGCCTACCGCATCCGAGTTGTCTGACTTTGATCAACAGCTGCGAGATCATCGCCGTGTAAAATATAATATTCGTGAAATAATGAAAAACCTCCCGGAAACAACCCACCCTATGCATATGCTTCAAGTGGTGGTGGCTAGTCTGGCAAGTT is part of the Thiomicrospira microaerophila genome and encodes:
- the fabB gene encoding beta-ketoacyl-ACP synthase I, with product MKRVVITGLGIVSSLGNNKDQVMSSLRMGKSGIVFAPEYQENGLRSQVHGAVKGLDFAELIPRKQLRFMGDAAAYSYIAMEQAVADSGLTPEMVSNERTGIIAGSGGGSNSNSTQAVEITREKGVKRVGPYMVTRTMGSTVSACLATPFQIKGLNYSISSACSTSAHCVGAAMEQIQLGKQDIVFAGGGEELHWTMSVLFDAMGALSSKYNDTPEKASRTYDAHRDGFVIAGGGGMVVVEELEHALARGAKIYAEIVGYGANSDGYDMVAPSGEGAIRCMRQALSTVNGKIDYINPHGTSTPVGDTKEMAAVKEVFGSSIPRISSTKAMSGHSLGAAGVHELIYSLIMMENDFIAPSINIETLDSDCEGMPIVTQTIENAGLNRIMSNSFGFGGTNASLVVERYKG
- a CDS encoding type III pantothenate kinase, whose protein sequence is MDLLIDVGNTKIKWAYAIDYQLKVRGSSVFKASDFSEIGELLKLKEFLPKRVFFSSVLSNNISDNLKHIILQSHSCVVYQIRTVNHFLDISVCYDQVSTFGVDRWLSLIGAYDKYRKAVMVADLGSAITIDLINSSGVHQGGLITAGVGKALGSLSSCSLLPDINCASFFKQQKVEHLSCNTSEAMINGVCLSVSSLLNYQAELQLTEHQQDLKLVLTGGDSELILPLLNHDWELSSSLLFDGLLVLSKHENLLEYFI
- the argC gene encoding N-acetyl-gamma-glutamyl-phosphate reductase, encoding MNKIQVGIVGGTGYTGVELLRLLANHPHAEVKVITSRSEAGMSVADMFPSLRGRFDLCFSEPNMEALKACDLVFFATPHGVAMSLTPDLIEAGVRVIDLAADFRLNDLKVWQDWYGMEHSCPEVMKDVVYGLPELYREQIKSAKVIANPGCYPTAIQLGFQPLLKAGIVDLKHLVADGKSGISGAGRAAKVGSLSAETSESFKAYGINGHRHLPEIAEGLTSMASGSKVGLTFVPHLVPMIRGIEATLYAKLTEDWSVEQLQALFEKQYQDELFVDVMPAGSMPDTRMVKGSNMCRMAVYRPAGGDVVVVTSVIDNLVKGASGQAIQNMNIMFNFAENCGLEQLALMP
- the erpA gene encoding iron-sulfur cluster insertion protein ErpA; translation: MSELSTPVTFTEAAASKVSGLIADEGNTELKLRVYISGGGCSGFQYGFTFDESRAEDDTAVEKDGVTLLIDPMSFQYLVGAKIDYLEDLQGARFVIENPNATTTCGCGSSFSV
- the fabA gene encoding 3-hydroxyacyl-[acyl-carrier-protein] dehydratase FabA, encoding MEQQSSYTKEELLACGRGELFGPGNAQLPKPPMLMFDHITHISEEGGEYGKGLIKAELDVTPDLWFFECHFNDDPVMPGCLGLDAMWQLIGFYLGWTGGPGRGRALGSGEVKFYGQVLPKAKKVEYVINMKRVIKRKLYMGIGDAHLYVDGREIYSATDLKVGLFTNTDAF